A single window of Bacteroidales bacterium DNA harbors:
- the mqnB gene encoding futalosine hydrolase has protein sequence MRILIVAATFDEIRLLVDTKQKQEKTLLSSTIANVDILVTGIGIAATIFNLTKCLSKNNYDIVLNVGICGTYNSDIVLGSVVEVIEDCFSDRIVETGNDVMSWVEAGFNIFDKSIEQTSCLKSTFQTKVKSYRKVKAITSDTVHTNQETIEALKSRFNPDIESMEGAAVFYVCFFMGVKSMQLRAVSNMVGVRDKREWKTELAINNLSFAVNETVTTIIKKTKTDNEA, from the coding sequence ATGAGAATTCTTATTGTTGCAGCAACATTTGATGAAATACGACTGCTGGTTGACACAAAACAAAAACAAGAAAAAACATTGTTAAGTTCAACAATAGCGAATGTTGATATTTTAGTAACAGGAATAGGAATAGCGGCAACTATTTTTAATCTTACAAAGTGTCTGTCAAAAAATAACTACGACATAGTCTTAAATGTAGGGATTTGCGGAACATACAACTCAGACATTGTATTAGGCAGTGTTGTTGAAGTTATTGAAGATTGCTTTTCTGACCGAATTGTTGAAACAGGGAATGATGTAATGTCCTGGGTTGAAGCAGGTTTTAATATTTTTGATAAGAGTATTGAACAAACATCTTGCTTAAAATCAACTTTTCAGACAAAAGTAAAATCATACAGAAAAGTTAAAGCTATTACCAGCGACACAGTACATACAAATCAGGAAACTATTGAAGCTCTGAAATCAAGGTTTAATCCCGATATTGAATCAATGGAAGGTGCAGCTGTCTTTTATGTTTGTTTTTTTATGGGGGTAAAATCAATGCAACTGAGGGCTGTTTCAAATATGGTTGGAGTTAGAGATAAAAGAGAGTGGAAAACTGAACTTGCAATAAATAATTTATCGTTTGCTGTAAATGAGACTGTTACCACAATAATAAAAAAAACAAAAACTGATAATGAAGCTTAA
- a CDS encoding 1,4-dihydroxy-6-naphthoate synthase, translated as MKLKLAFSTCPNDTFMFEAIVNKRVDTLNYDFELTLADIDLLNKLTSNNEADIAKISFNNYPLISKNYQLLRSGSAIGFGNGPMIISKHKIELNELKYKKIAIPGENTTANLLLKRLFPDIRTKKVYLFSDIERAILENEVDAGLIIHETRFTYKQRGLQQIADLGHEWEKQTGLPLPLGGIVIRRDLSEKVKTDIQQIMQESVKYATNNPEMSMPYVKRHAQEISDEVVNQHIDLYVNSKSIRIDSESESAINELLSISSEFNNVILNKPIFID; from the coding sequence ATGAAGCTTAAATTAGCCTTTTCAACATGTCCGAACGACACTTTTATGTTCGAAGCCATTGTTAATAAGCGTGTTGACACTCTGAATTACGACTTCGAACTTACGCTTGCCGACATTGACTTGCTTAATAAATTAACATCTAATAATGAGGCTGATATCGCTAAAATTAGCTTTAATAATTACCCTCTTATCTCTAAAAATTATCAGCTTTTACGTTCGGGTTCAGCTATTGGCTTTGGAAATGGTCCCATGATAATCAGTAAACATAAAATTGAACTTAATGAGTTGAAATATAAGAAAATAGCTATACCTGGTGAAAACACAACAGCAAACCTGTTGTTAAAAAGGCTTTTTCCTGATATCAGAACAAAAAAGGTTTATCTTTTTTCAGATATTGAGCGCGCAATTTTAGAAAATGAAGTTGACGCAGGTTTGATTATTCACGAAACCCGTTTTACATATAAACAACGTGGATTACAACAAATTGCCGACCTTGGACATGAATGGGAAAAACAAACAGGATTACCTTTACCTCTTGGAGGCATTGTAATTAGAAGAGATTTATCTGAAAAGGTAAAGACTGATATTCAGCAAATTATGCAAGAAAGTGTAAAATATGCTACAAACAATCCAGAAATGTCAATGCCTTACGTAAAGCGTCACGCGCAAGAAATTAGTGATGAGGTTGTTAATCAGCATATTGACCTCTATGTGAATAGTAAAAGCATAAGAATTGATAGTGAATCAGAGAGTGCAATAAATGAACTGCTGTCAATCTCATCCGAATTTAACAACGTAATATTAAACAAACCGATTTTTATAGATTAA
- a CDS encoding DUF4421 domain-containing protein, with protein MVRVTFILAFTIIWLDIPAKSLASFPFKSKDVDTSYIVSFDDKLIAGIYFPQKFVSFSTFDVASGKLIEYQPNSKLAIGLEASYKWFGLGLAYSLPSSKKSSKQLGNTKSIDFQYNFNLRRWAIDGYFQLYKGFYFSNMSDYFDLWDYDSNYPKTDLNIGNYGIVANYIVNYDKFSYKAVFNFNEKQKKTVGSLILGTFVFYNTLNADTTFIPHFAINYFQNISQLSNMSTVSFGATVGYAHTFVFKKYFCLNISLIPGYGVYSNSAHYDDGTPIEKGLKSAFFFQSRVSFLYQKNNFYACFSGVTGTQTTISKSPYSFSFGHGQTELSVGYRFDAHRLSNSKVFR; from the coding sequence ATGGTTAGGGTAACTTTTATATTGGCATTTACAATAATTTGGCTTGATATTCCAGCAAAATCGTTAGCTTCTTTTCCATTTAAAAGCAAAGATGTTGATACCTCGTACATTGTAAGCTTTGACGACAAACTAATTGCAGGTATCTATTTCCCTCAAAAATTTGTAAGTTTCAGCACTTTCGATGTTGCTTCGGGTAAATTAATTGAGTACCAACCAAATAGCAAGTTGGCTATAGGTCTTGAGGCATCTTACAAATGGTTTGGACTTGGGTTAGCATATTCACTCCCATCAAGCAAAAAAAGTAGCAAGCAACTAGGAAATACTAAAAGTATTGATTTTCAATATAATTTCAACTTACGACGTTGGGCTATTGACGGATATTTTCAGTTGTACAAAGGTTTCTACTTTTCAAATATGTCAGACTACTTTGATTTGTGGGATTATGATAGCAACTACCCAAAAACAGATTTAAATATTGGGAATTACGGCATTGTTGCAAATTATATTGTTAACTACGACAAGTTTTCATATAAAGCTGTATTCAATTTTAATGAAAAGCAGAAGAAGACCGTAGGCTCATTAATTTTAGGAACTTTCGTATTCTACAACACTTTAAATGCTGATACGACTTTCATACCTCATTTTGCAATAAACTACTTTCAAAATATTTCGCAGTTAAGCAATATGAGCACGGTTAGTTTTGGTGCAACCGTTGGATACGCTCATACATTTGTTTTTAAAAAGTACTTTTGTTTAAATATAAGTTTAATTCCGGGATACGGAGTTTACAGCAATTCTGCACATTATGATGACGGCACACCTATTGAAAAAGGGCTTAAATCTGCTTTCTTTTTCCAATCTCGGGTCTCTTTTCTTTATCAAAAAAATAACTTTTATGCCTGTTTTTCCGGAGTTACTGGTACTCAAACCACTATAAGTAAATCTCCCTACTCTTTTTCTTTTGGACATGGGCAAACAGAACTATCTGTTGGTTATCGTTTTGATGCACACAGGTTATCAAATAGTAAAGTTTTTCGTTAA